The DNA region AAGCAGCTTTATATACTCACCACCAATACATTGCTGGCTTCTTACTAGTAGGTGCATTTGCTCATGGCGCCATCTTCTTAGTTAGAGATTACGATCCAGAAGCAAACAAAAACAATGTATTGTCAAGAGCATTACAGCACAAGGAAGCGATTATTTCTCACTTAAGTTGGGTATCTCTTTTCCTTGGTTTCCATACCTTGAGCTTGTATGTACATAATGACGTAGTCGTAGCTTTTGGTACTCCAGAAAAGCAAATCTTGATTGAACCTGTATTCGCTCAGTTCGTTCAAGCGGCTTCTGGTAAAGCTCTCTATGGCTTTGATACTTTGCTATCTAATCCAGATAGTCTTGCCCAAACCGGTGCAGCTTGGTTGCCTGGTTGGTTAGATGCGATCAACAGTGGTACTAACTCTTTGTTCTTAACCATTGGACCTGGTGATTTCTTAGTTCACCATGCGATCGCTCTTGGTTTACACACCACTACTTTGATTTTGGTCAAGGGTGCTTTAGATGCTCGTGGTTCTAAATTAATGCCAGATAAAAAAGACTTCGGTTTTGCTTTCCCTTGTGATGGCCCTGGTCGTGGCGGTACTTGTGATATCTCTGCTTGGGATTCCTTCTACCTATCTGTATTCTGGATGCTTAACACCTTGGGTTGGGTAACCTTCTACTGGCACTGGAAACACCTTGGTATTTGGCAGGGTAACGTTGCTCAGTTCAACGAAAGCTCTACTTACCTCATGGGCTGGTTCCGCGATTATTTATGGGGCTATTCAGCTTCTTTGATCAACGGTTATAACCCCTACGGTGTAAATAACCTATCTGTTTGGGCTTGGATGTTCCTCTTTGGACACTTAGTCTGGGCGACTGGTTTCATGTTCTTGATCTCTTGGCGTGGTTATTGGCAAGAGTTGATCGAAACTATTGTTTGGGCGCACGAGCGTACTCCTCTAGCTAACTTAGTTCGCTGGAAAGATAAGCCCGTTGCTCTGTCCATCGTTCAAGGTCGTGTGATTGGTTTAGCTCACTTTACTGTGGGTTACATCCTGACCTATGCAGCCTTCTTAATTGCCTCTACGGCTAGTAGGGTTGGCTAAAAATACAAAAATAGCTACAGCATATATACGTAGTTAAGTAATACTTCCCTCGCCTTCGGGTGGGGGATTTTTCATAGTCAATTTATTTACTTCTTTCTGCGGTTGAAGGCGCGGAAACTTTTGGCTCAAATAAGAAACCAGCAAAACAAAACCCGCTATGGTAACGGGTTGAAAATAGAAAATAATAATGTCGCAGGAGTTAAGTAGGTGTACTTTAACTTGCTTCTTCTTGTCTGGCTAAAAGAACAGGACAAGGAGCTTTAATGCGAATATAGTCAGATAAAGAACTACCCAACAAACGCTCGATATCAGGTAAGCTTTTAGCAATAGAGGGACGCCGTTCAGGAGAACCCAAAACTAATAAATCAATATTGTTAGCTTCGGCTAAACTACAGATTTTTTGGGCTGGTCTACCACCTGATACCAAACACCGATATGTTAAACCCATGCGTTTTACTTTGGCGATCGCAGGAGCGAGAATTGGATTGTTTTCCAAATCTTCTTTAGATAGCTTTAGATTGGGGTCTAGATCGGGATTAACACGGGTAAGATATATTTCTGCGTCTTGATAACCTTTGAAAAGAGACAAGGTTAAATCTAAAGCATACTGAGCAGCAGGAGACTTGTCGATCGCCACCATCACTCGCTTCAATTTTTTAACATAGATATCGTCCTTAACTAGCAGCATCGAGCGGTCAGTCAATTGAAACACATACTGACTAACAGAATTACTCAAAATAGACTGTAGTTTGCCCATACCTCGCGAACCCATTATAATTAGATCGGCATCGACTTCTTGAGCTACTTTTAAGACCGTAGTTTTAGGTTCTCCTTCTTCAACTTTACAGCTAGCTTCATCGCAATTTGTACCCAATTTGGCGACCAAATCATTAATTTTAGATTCAGCCTGTTGGTGTGCTGCCAATTCTTCTTGAGTAGTCTTAGGAGAAATTACTCTAAGAATTGATACCTGAGCATTTTTTGTAGCAGGAAGCTCTAATAAGATTTTGAGCATATCTTGGGCATTTTCTGCACCAGAGTCAGCATAGAGAATTTTGTTAAGCATAGCTAAACTTACATCTTGATTTATAATTCCTGATGTTTCTAGGTTACTGCTAATTTCGACCCTTAAGATTACCGAGAACTATAAAACTTAATGACTCCTAATCTCTATTGTTTTGAGTGAATTAGATCAAACTGCTGTAATGGTCATTGATCATTTATTATAAGAAAGCGATCGCCACTTAGAAAAGCGATCGCTTGTTCAGATAGATAATGTTCAAAACTTACTTAGCTTAATTAACGGATTTGCGAAGAAGCTGCATCAGAGAGAGCAGGTAGTTCGGCATACTGCCCTTGAATAGAACGAACAATACAGAAGAAACAAGCAACTACGCTACCCATAAAGATTGTATTTGTTAGAGTTTCGCTAATTAGACTTTGCGCACCAAAAGCAGGAGCTAAGATTCCCATAATCAAGCTAAACAGAATCTGCAAGATATTAATTAAAATTGCCTGCATCGCATTAAAACGCAGAAAATAGCTAATATTATCGTTTCTAACTACTGCAAACCATAAGCCAAAGAAAATAATTAGACTAGCAAAAGGTAAGCTATTGGTAACGCCGTAAATAACCACTAAAGGCGAAAAGAATTGATATAACCAGGGAAACTGAGTCAGCA from Coleofasciculaceae cyanobacterium includes:
- a CDS encoding Tic20 family protein, with translation MNTPETDVKDRSLGALIYLFPLVYSLPFGILLLTQFPWLYQFFSPLVVIYGVTNSLPFASLIIFFGLWFAVVRNDNISYFLRFNAMQAILINILQILFSLIMGILAPAFGAQSLISETLTNTIFMGSVVACFFCIVRSIQGQYAELPALSDAASSQIR
- a CDS encoding universal stress protein; translated protein: MLNKILYADSGAENAQDMLKILLELPATKNAQVSILRVISPKTTQEELAAHQQAESKINDLVAKLGTNCDEASCKVEEGEPKTTVLKVAQEVDADLIIMGSRGMGKLQSILSNSVSQYVFQLTDRSMLLVKDDIYVKKLKRVMVAIDKSPAAQYALDLTLSLFKGYQDAEIYLTRVNPDLDPNLKLSKEDLENNPILAPAIAKVKRMGLTYRCLVSGGRPAQKICSLAEANNIDLLVLGSPERRPSIAKSLPDIERLLGSSLSDYIRIKAPCPVLLARQEEAS